The following proteins are encoded in a genomic region of Sorangiineae bacterium MSr12523:
- a CDS encoding 3-oxoacid CoA-transferase subunit A has translation MIDKRVSSIQEAVAGIQDGATVLVGGFGSVGQPNALIDALIEQGARELTIVSNNAGTGHVGLARLMELGRVRRILCSFPRSAGSVVFEELYRQGKIELEIVPQGTLAERIRAAGAGIGAFYTPTAYGTRLAQGKETRIIDGRPHVLEYALSADVALVEAWQADRWGNLTFRETGRNFNAVMATAAKLTIVQTHHIVELGTLDPEAIVTPGVYVHRVIHIPVAP, from the coding sequence ATGATCGACAAACGCGTATCATCGATTCAGGAAGCCGTCGCGGGCATCCAAGACGGCGCCACGGTGCTCGTGGGCGGATTCGGCTCGGTGGGGCAGCCGAATGCATTGATCGACGCCTTGATCGAACAGGGCGCCCGCGAGCTCACCATCGTCTCCAACAATGCGGGCACCGGCCATGTCGGGTTGGCGCGCCTCATGGAGCTCGGGCGCGTGCGCCGCATCCTCTGCAGCTTTCCCCGAAGTGCCGGCTCCGTCGTGTTCGAGGAGCTCTATCGACAGGGAAAAATCGAGCTCGAAATCGTTCCGCAAGGCACCCTGGCCGAGCGCATTCGCGCGGCCGGCGCCGGCATCGGTGCATTCTACACGCCCACCGCCTACGGTACCCGCCTCGCGCAAGGCAAGGAAACGCGCATCATCGACGGCCGCCCGCACGTGCTCGAATATGCCCTTTCGGCCGACGTCGCCTTGGTCGAAGCGTGGCAGGCCGACCGCTGGGGCAATCTCACGTTCCGCGAAACGGGGCGCAACTTCAACGCCGTCATGGCCACCGCCGCCAAGCTCACCATCGTCCAAACGCACCACATCGTCGAACTGGGCACCCTCGACCCCGAAGCCATCGTCACCCCCGGCGTCTACGTCCATCGCGTCATCCACATCCCGGTCGCCCCATGA
- a CDS encoding 3-oxoacid CoA-transferase subunit B, with amino-acid sequence MSFESLTRRQMAERVVRDIPEGWYVNLGIGIPTIIADVLPRDREIVVHSENGILGMGPAPAPEHRNDWLVNAGKQHVTLQTGGAYMHHADSFGIIRGGHLDLCVLGAYEVAENGDIANWATSEADMAPAVGGAMDLAVGAKRIWVMMEHTTKDGVARLVHRCSYPLTALGVVQRIYTNLAVIDVTPQGFQIVEMVKGLTKEDLDVRTGAPLRM; translated from the coding sequence ATGAGTTTTGAGTCGCTCACACGCCGTCAGATGGCGGAACGGGTCGTTCGGGACATTCCCGAGGGGTGGTATGTCAATCTCGGGATTGGGATCCCCACGATCATTGCCGACGTCTTGCCGCGCGATCGCGAAATCGTCGTCCACTCCGAGAATGGCATTTTGGGGATGGGCCCGGCGCCCGCGCCCGAGCATCGCAACGATTGGCTCGTGAATGCCGGCAAGCAGCACGTCACGTTGCAGACCGGCGGTGCGTACATGCACCACGCGGACAGTTTCGGCATCATCCGCGGCGGGCACTTGGATCTGTGCGTGCTCGGCGCCTACGAGGTGGCCGAGAACGGCGATATCGCCAACTGGGCCACGTCGGAGGCCGACATGGCACCTGCGGTTGGCGGCGCCATGGATCTCGCCGTCGGTGCCAAGCGCATCTGGGTCATGATGGAGCACACCACCAAGGATGGCGTCGCCCGGCTCGTGCATCGATGCTCCTACCCGCTCACGGCCCTGGGCGTGGTGCAGCGCATTTACACGAACCTTGCGGTCATCGATGTCACGCCGCAGGGATTCCAGATCGTGGAAATGGTGAAGGGCCTCACGAAAGAGGACCTAGACGTTCGTACAGGTGCGCCGCTGCGGATGTGA
- a CDS encoding type 1 glutamine amidotransferase domain-containing protein: MRVLIPLPDRDFDVTEVSVPWHELVSRGHSVTFATEDGARPAADPLLLRGVIFGQLGASSEAKLLYEKLERDDASFAAPMRYRDIEVRAFDGLLLPGGHAPGMRQYLGSELLQSKIAAFWQLDRPVGAICHGVLPLARATHQGKSLLAGAKTTCLPKYMERSAYWLTFWKLGRYYRTYPEYVEDEVKRALARPGEQFVLGPRTLSQRGTATDDRAAFVVKDGRYVSARWPGDAYLFAKTFRGLLEDGLA; encoded by the coding sequence ATGCGCGTTCTCATCCCTCTTCCCGATCGCGATTTCGATGTCACCGAAGTTTCGGTGCCATGGCACGAACTCGTCTCGCGTGGTCACTCCGTGACCTTTGCCACCGAGGACGGCGCCCGCCCGGCGGCGGATCCTCTCTTGTTGCGCGGGGTGATCTTTGGCCAGCTCGGGGCTTCCTCCGAAGCGAAATTGCTTTACGAAAAGCTCGAGCGCGACGATGCGTCGTTTGCCGCGCCCATGCGCTATCGGGATATCGAAGTTCGCGCCTTCGATGGCTTGCTCCTGCCCGGAGGGCACGCACCCGGGATGCGGCAATACCTTGGTAGCGAGCTGCTTCAGTCGAAGATTGCCGCATTCTGGCAGCTCGACCGGCCCGTGGGGGCCATTTGCCATGGCGTTTTGCCGCTGGCGCGTGCCACGCACCAGGGCAAGAGCCTTCTCGCCGGTGCGAAGACGACGTGCTTGCCGAAATACATGGAGCGAAGTGCCTATTGGCTGACGTTCTGGAAATTGGGGCGTTATTACCGCACCTATCCCGAATACGTCGAGGACGAGGTCAAACGCGCCCTCGCACGGCCCGGCGAGCAATTCGTGCTTGGACCGCGCACCCTGAGCCAACGCGGCACGGCCACCGACGATCGCGCGGCCTTCGTCGTCAAAGACGGCCGCTACGTCTCGGCGCGATGGCCGGGCGATGCGTACCTCTTTGCCAAGACGTTTCGTGGCCTTCTGGAAGACGGCTTGGCCTGA
- a CDS encoding HAD hydrolase-like protein, protein MRAKHIVWDWNGTLLDDNHAVVESVNVVCDFYGRARVTLSEWRQIYFRPITDCYARLLGRPIDRADEWPRLAQLYYKAYKERLPTCQLSLGASDALARWTEHGGTQSVLSMWPHDELGPCLRERDIEAHFTRIDGLRGEDSGQSKAASFAEHLKAQNLAADDVVLIGDIRDDAEAAAAVGARSILLTTGIATRPDLERAGVPVVDSIAEAIALLVAAAGKS, encoded by the coding sequence ATGCGCGCCAAGCACATCGTTTGGGACTGGAACGGGACTCTGCTCGACGACAACCACGCCGTGGTGGAGAGCGTGAACGTGGTGTGCGACTTCTACGGAAGGGCACGCGTCACGCTCTCGGAGTGGCGGCAGATCTACTTTCGCCCCATCACCGATTGCTACGCGCGCCTTTTGGGGCGCCCCATCGACCGCGCCGACGAATGGCCCCGGCTGGCGCAGCTCTATTACAAGGCCTACAAGGAACGGCTTCCGACGTGCCAGCTGTCGCTGGGCGCGTCGGACGCGTTGGCGCGTTGGACGGAGCACGGTGGCACCCAGTCCGTGCTCTCGATGTGGCCCCACGACGAGCTCGGCCCGTGCCTCCGCGAGCGCGACATCGAGGCGCATTTCACCCGCATCGACGGGCTGCGCGGCGAGGACAGCGGCCAATCGAAGGCGGCAAGCTTCGCGGAGCATTTGAAGGCCCAGAATCTCGCGGCGGACGATGTCGTTCTGATCGGTGATATCCGCGACGATGCCGAGGCCGCGGCCGCCGTGGGCGCGCGAAGCATTCTGCTGACGACTGGGATTGCGACGCGCCCGGATTTGGAGCGGGCAGGGGTTCCGGTGGTGGACTCGATCGCCGAGGCCATTGCGCTGCTCGTCGCCGCCGCCGGCAAGAGCTGA
- a CDS encoding GuaB1 family IMP dehydrogenase-related protein, whose amino-acid sequence MKFLNDQQPAQDLTYNDVFIVPNPSTVASRLDVDLATNDGTGTTIPLVVANMTAVAGRRMAETVARRGGIVVIPQDIPENVVSDVVAWVKARALLYDTPISLAPTDTVDKAIGLLPKRAHQAAVVVEGGRPVGIVTEADFQGIDRYTQLGQIMSRDLLTLSEGVTPRQAFDKLEGARHRLAPVVDANGQLKGILTRKGALRATLYSPAMDAQGRLRVAAAIGINGDVVRKAEALLAAGIDALVIDTAHGHQEKMAAAVKAIRAVGGMKVPLVAGNVVTARGVADLVEAGADIVKVGVGPGAMCTTRMMTGVGRPQFSAVLECATEARRLGKHVWADGGVRHPRDVALALAAGASNVMIGSWFAGTYESPGDTMRDANGRLYKESFGMASGRAVQLRTSKDSPFDRARKALFEEGISTSRMYLDPKSPSVEDLIDTIVAGLRSACTYVGARTLDEFYRNVIVGLQSMAGYTEGMPLHTSW is encoded by the coding sequence GTGAAATTTCTCAATGATCAGCAGCCCGCGCAGGATCTGACCTACAACGACGTTTTCATCGTCCCCAATCCCTCGACGGTTGCTTCGCGCCTCGACGTGGATTTGGCAACCAACGACGGCACGGGCACGACGATCCCGCTGGTGGTGGCCAACATGACGGCCGTGGCCGGGCGCCGCATGGCCGAGACGGTGGCACGGCGCGGCGGCATCGTGGTGATTCCGCAGGACATCCCCGAGAACGTGGTGTCCGACGTGGTCGCGTGGGTGAAAGCGCGCGCGTTGTTGTATGATACACCGATTTCACTGGCACCCACGGATACGGTGGACAAAGCCATTGGCCTTTTGCCGAAGCGCGCGCACCAGGCGGCGGTGGTGGTCGAAGGCGGACGTCCGGTGGGCATCGTGACCGAGGCCGATTTTCAGGGCATCGACCGGTATACGCAATTGGGGCAAATCATGTCGCGGGATCTTCTGACCTTGTCGGAAGGTGTGACGCCGCGGCAGGCCTTCGACAAGCTGGAGGGCGCGCGGCACCGGTTGGCGCCGGTGGTCGATGCCAATGGCCAATTGAAAGGGATTCTCACGCGCAAAGGCGCCTTGCGCGCGACGTTGTATAGCCCAGCGATGGATGCACAGGGTCGATTGCGGGTGGCCGCGGCCATCGGCATCAACGGCGATGTGGTGCGCAAGGCCGAAGCGCTGCTCGCGGCGGGCATCGATGCGCTGGTGATCGACACGGCGCATGGGCACCAGGAAAAGATGGCCGCGGCGGTAAAGGCGATTCGCGCGGTGGGGGGCATGAAGGTGCCGCTGGTCGCCGGCAACGTGGTGACCGCGCGCGGGGTCGCGGATTTGGTCGAGGCGGGAGCCGATATCGTGAAAGTGGGCGTCGGGCCCGGCGCCATGTGCACGACGCGCATGATGACGGGCGTGGGGCGGCCGCAGTTTTCCGCCGTTCTGGAGTGCGCCACGGAAGCGCGCCGTCTGGGCAAACACGTGTGGGCCGACGGCGGCGTGCGCCACCCGCGCGATGTGGCGCTTGCATTGGCGGCGGGCGCTTCGAATGTGATGATCGGTTCGTGGTTCGCGGGCACCTACGAGTCGCCCGGCGACACGATGCGCGACGCCAACGGCCGGCTTTACAAAGAGAGCTTCGGCATGGCGTCGGGTCGTGCCGTGCAATTGCGAACATCGAAGGATTCCCCATTCGACCGCGCGCGCAAGGCGCTGTTCGAAGAGGGTATTTCCACGTCGCGCATGTATTTGGATCCCAAGAGCCCGAGCGTGGAAGATTTGATTGATACGATCGTGGCAGGTCTACGGAGTGCGTGCACCTACGTCGGGGCGCGAACGTTGGACGAGTTTTATCGCAATGTGATTGTCGGATTGCAAAGCATGGCCGGATACACCGAGGGGATGCCGCTGCATACGAGTTGGTGA
- a CDS encoding tetratricopeptide repeat protein — translation MRRSVFRAWVSVVGVCACFAYQSVSPVSSAWAQTGESLAAGRALFDEGMQLFERGKYADACPKFEASLARLPGNGTRGKLAECYEKIGRTASAWALYREVAVLAARAGDATRQQVASDRAKALEPKLARVTVKATATPGLVVKRNGEPLVPGELGSAIAVDPGDITIEASAPERKPWSHRVKIEQGGSLQVEIPPLPPVEAPRAVAQTAPPPPREEETPAPRSSGLGWQRTAGIVAGGAGLATMLVGGYFALSAKSTYDDAFNGDCSHADNTCTAAGQRDTESAHDKATVSTILVGTGAAIAVTGAVLFFTAPKAPSNHAVRVTPSVGLGQAGLVVSGRL, via the coding sequence ATGAGGCGGTCGGTGTTTCGCGCGTGGGTTTCGGTGGTGGGCGTGTGCGCGTGCTTCGCATACCAGTCCGTATCGCCCGTCTCGAGCGCGTGGGCGCAAACGGGCGAGTCCCTCGCCGCCGGCCGCGCACTCTTCGACGAAGGGATGCAGCTGTTCGAGCGCGGAAAATACGCCGACGCGTGCCCCAAGTTCGAGGCCAGCCTGGCGCGCCTCCCCGGCAACGGCACACGCGGCAAGTTGGCCGAGTGCTACGAGAAAATCGGCCGCACCGCCAGCGCCTGGGCTCTGTACCGCGAGGTCGCCGTGCTCGCCGCGCGCGCAGGCGATGCCACGCGCCAGCAGGTGGCCAGCGATCGCGCCAAGGCCCTCGAGCCGAAGCTGGCGCGCGTCACCGTGAAGGCGACAGCAACCCCCGGGTTGGTCGTGAAACGCAACGGCGAGCCACTCGTGCCAGGGGAACTCGGCTCCGCCATCGCCGTCGACCCCGGCGACATCACCATCGAGGCGAGCGCGCCCGAGCGCAAGCCATGGAGTCATAGGGTAAAAATCGAGCAGGGCGGCTCCTTGCAGGTCGAGATTCCGCCGTTGCCGCCAGTCGAGGCACCGCGCGCCGTCGCGCAGACGGCACCTCCTCCGCCGCGTGAGGAAGAGACGCCGGCCCCGCGCTCGTCGGGCCTTGGGTGGCAACGCACCGCCGGCATCGTTGCAGGGGGAGCGGGACTGGCCACGATGCTCGTCGGCGGGTATTTCGCATTGTCGGCGAAGTCGACCTACGACGATGCATTCAATGGCGATTGCTCGCACGCCGACAACACGTGCACCGCCGCCGGCCAACGCGACACCGAGAGCGCCCACGACAAGGCAACGGTGTCGACCATCCTGGTAGGCACCGGCGCAGCAATCGCCGTCACCGGTGCAGTCCTCTTCTTCACCGCGCCCAAGGCACCATCGAATCACGCCGTTCGTGTGACGCCGTCGGTCGGCCTAGGCCAAGCGGGCCTGGTGGTGTCGGGGCGACTTTAG
- a CDS encoding AMP-binding protein, with translation MTRPSYAHGTSDIPLLGETIGENLRRTVERVPDRDALIVRSQGYRATYRQLWDTTTAFARSLIALGIKPGDRVGIWSPNRFEWVIAQYATARVGAILVNVNPAYKTAELEYALTQSSVSVLFLARRFRQSDYVDMLAQVRDRIPTLRIAVVLDDDWDRVLDMGKDVSASDLEARERLLQFDDPINIQYTSGTTGFPKGATLSHHNVLNNGFFIGEGLRLTENDRVCIPVPFYHCFGMVLGNLACTTHGAAMVIPGEAFEPRLVLETVAAERCTALYGVPTMFIGELDLPDFDSFDLSTLRTGIMAGSSCPVEIMRKVVSRMNMREVTICYGMTETSPVSTQTGADDPLEKRVGTVGRVHPHVEVKVIDPETGAIVPRGTRGELCTRGYSVMIGYWNDEGATKNAIDRTGWMHTGDLATMDDDGYVNIVGRIKDMIIRGGENVYPREIEEFLHTHPAVSEAQVIGVPSAKYGEEVMAWVRRKPGANIGHAELTAFCTGKIATFKIPRYWKFVDEFPMTVTGKIQKFRMREIAIADLGLQSVAATKTA, from the coding sequence ATGACGCGACCGTCGTATGCACATGGCACGAGCGACATCCCCTTGCTGGGTGAGACCATCGGCGAAAACCTCCGGCGCACCGTCGAGCGTGTACCCGATCGCGATGCACTCATCGTCCGCTCCCAAGGTTACCGCGCGACCTATCGCCAACTCTGGGACACGACCACCGCCTTCGCACGATCGCTCATCGCCCTCGGCATCAAACCGGGGGACCGCGTGGGCATCTGGTCGCCGAACCGCTTCGAATGGGTGATTGCCCAATATGCGACCGCGCGGGTAGGGGCCATTTTGGTCAATGTCAATCCCGCGTACAAAACGGCGGAGCTCGAATATGCGCTCACGCAATCTTCCGTGAGCGTCCTCTTCTTGGCGCGCCGATTTCGCCAAAGCGACTACGTGGACATGCTCGCCCAGGTGCGCGACCGCATTCCCACCTTGCGCATCGCCGTGGTGCTCGACGACGATTGGGATCGCGTTCTCGACATGGGAAAGGACGTTTCCGCCTCCGATCTGGAGGCTCGCGAACGGTTGCTGCAATTCGACGACCCGATCAACATTCAATACACCTCCGGCACGACCGGCTTTCCCAAAGGGGCCACGCTTTCCCATCACAATGTCCTCAACAATGGCTTCTTCATTGGCGAGGGCCTGCGGCTTACGGAAAACGACCGCGTCTGCATCCCCGTACCCTTTTATCATTGTTTCGGAATGGTCCTGGGCAACCTTGCCTGTACCACGCACGGTGCGGCCATGGTTATCCCGGGCGAGGCCTTCGAGCCGCGCCTCGTGTTGGAAACGGTGGCGGCCGAGCGCTGCACGGCGCTCTATGGCGTACCCACCATGTTCATCGGCGAGCTCGATCTTCCGGATTTCGACTCGTTCGATCTCTCGACCTTGCGTACGGGTATCATGGCGGGGTCGTCGTGCCCGGTGGAAATCATGCGAAAGGTGGTTTCGCGCATGAACATGCGCGAAGTGACCATCTGTTACGGAATGACGGAGACGTCGCCGGTGTCCACGCAGACGGGGGCCGACGATCCGCTGGAAAAGCGGGTGGGGACGGTGGGGCGTGTGCATCCGCACGTCGAGGTGAAGGTCATCGATCCCGAAACGGGCGCCATCGTGCCGCGCGGCACCCGGGGTGAGCTCTGCACGCGCGGCTACAGCGTCATGATCGGTTATTGGAACGACGAAGGCGCCACCAAGAATGCCATCGATCGCACCGGCTGGATGCACACCGGCGATTTGGCCACCATGGATGACGACGGGTACGTGAACATCGTCGGCCGCATCAAAGACATGATCATCCGCGGCGGCGAAAACGTCTATCCGCGCGAAATCGAGGAGTTCCTCCATACGCACCCCGCCGTGAGCGAGGCGCAGGTCATCGGCGTCCCCTCTGCCAAATACGGCGAAGAGGTCATGGCCTGGGTACGCCGAAAGCCCGGTGCGAACATCGGCCACGCCGAGCTTACGGCATTTTGTACGGGCAAGATTGCCACGTTCAAGATTCCTCGCTATTGGAAATTCGTCGACGAGTTTCCCATGACGGTGACGGGCAAGATTCAAAAGTTCCGTATGCGCGAAATCGCCATTGCGGATCTCGGGCTGCAGAGCGTGGCCGCCACGAAAACGGCCTGA
- the proS gene encoding proline--tRNA ligase, with amino-acid sequence MAKNEKSAISPTRAQDYAEWYQEVVRAADLAETSPVRGCMVIKPWGYALWENIQREMDRMFKATGHKNAYFPLFIPKSYLEKEAEHVAGFAKECAVVTHHRLIEGPEGGLIADPEAKLEEPLIVRPTSETIIGAVFAKWVQSYRDLPLLINQWANVVRWELRTRLFLRTAEFLWQEGHTAHATEEEARRETQQMLDVYATFAQDYMAMPVLKGPKTASERFPGAVDTLAIEAMMQDKKALQAGTSHFLGQNFSRASEIKFQTKEETYEYAWTTSWGTSTRLIGGLVMTHSDDDGLVVPPRLAPAHVAIWPVFRGDEGREKIVEYIQNFANELRDVALWGRALEVEVDMRDIRGGDKQWEWVKKGVPVRIEIGPRDVDGGVVTVARRDRSPREKETFSRAEAPAKIRAILEEQQRGLFERASKFRDENTRVVDDYRALGSFFDKEGGGFALVHWDGTAETEAKFKEDYKATIRCLAEPPSGVAWADRLLESGKCVVSGKPSARRVVLARSY; translated from the coding sequence GTGGCCAAGAACGAGAAAAGCGCCATTTCGCCGACGCGAGCCCAAGACTATGCCGAGTGGTACCAGGAGGTCGTCCGTGCGGCCGATCTGGCCGAGACGTCGCCGGTGCGCGGCTGCATGGTCATCAAGCCGTGGGGCTATGCGCTTTGGGAAAATATCCAGCGCGAGATGGATCGCATGTTCAAGGCCACCGGGCACAAGAACGCGTACTTCCCGCTCTTCATCCCCAAGTCGTACCTGGAAAAAGAAGCCGAACACGTGGCCGGCTTCGCCAAAGAATGTGCGGTGGTCACGCACCACCGCTTGATCGAGGGGCCCGAGGGCGGCCTGATTGCCGATCCCGAGGCCAAGCTCGAGGAGCCGCTCATCGTGCGGCCCACGTCGGAGACCATCATCGGTGCGGTCTTCGCCAAATGGGTGCAGAGCTACCGCGACCTGCCGCTGCTCATCAACCAGTGGGCGAACGTGGTGCGCTGGGAGCTGCGCACCCGCCTCTTTTTGCGCACGGCGGAGTTCCTCTGGCAGGAGGGCCACACGGCCCATGCCACGGAAGAGGAAGCGCGCCGTGAGACGCAGCAGATGCTCGACGTGTACGCGACCTTCGCCCAGGACTACATGGCCATGCCGGTCCTCAAGGGGCCGAAGACCGCGAGCGAGCGCTTCCCCGGCGCCGTCGACACGCTGGCCATCGAGGCGATGATGCAGGACAAAAAAGCCCTGCAGGCCGGCACGTCGCACTTCCTCGGCCAGAACTTCTCACGGGCCTCCGAGATCAAGTTCCAGACGAAGGAAGAGACCTACGAGTACGCCTGGACCACCTCGTGGGGCACGTCCACACGCCTCATCGGCGGTTTGGTCATGACCCATTCGGACGACGACGGTCTGGTCGTTCCGCCGCGCCTCGCGCCCGCGCACGTGGCCATTTGGCCCGTTTTCCGCGGCGACGAGGGTCGAGAGAAGATTGTAGAATACATTCAAAACTTCGCCAACGAGCTGCGTGACGTGGCCCTTTGGGGACGCGCGCTCGAGGTCGAGGTGGACATGCGCGACATCCGCGGCGGCGACAAGCAGTGGGAGTGGGTCAAGAAGGGCGTGCCCGTGCGCATCGAAATCGGCCCGCGCGACGTCGACGGTGGCGTGGTCACGGTGGCTCGCCGCGATCGCTCGCCGCGCGAGAAGGAGACGTTTTCGCGCGCGGAGGCGCCGGCGAAGATCCGCGCCATCTTGGAGGAGCAGCAGCGCGGCCTCTTCGAGCGCGCCTCGAAGTTCCGCGACGAGAACACGCGCGTGGTGGACGACTACCGGGCGCTTGGCAGCTTCTTCGACAAAGAAGGCGGCGGCTTCGCGTTGGTGCACTGGGACGGTACGGCGGAGACCGAGGCGAAGTTCAAAGAGGACTACAAAGCGACCATCCGCTGCCTCGCCGAGCCCCCGTCGGGTGTGGCGTGGGCCGATCGCTTGCTCGAGTCGGGCAAGTGCGTCGTCTCCGGCAAGCCCAGCGCACGCCGCGTGGTGCTCGCCCGCTCGTACTGA
- a CDS encoding acyltransferase has translation MRNHALPHLPALDGLRGLALLGVLFFHANGALPGGYLGVDLFFVLSGFLITSLLLAEHRGTGRIELSSFWVRRAKRLMPALLSVMLAVALYSRFFAKPDELAGLRAEGLATLAYVANWRTIMAQKSYWDLFVAPSPLEHTWSLAIEEQFYVLWPLLVALLLHRFGAWRNRAVLVASLALTALSMVTMFALFDPEHVSRVYLGTDTRAAGILAGAALAAVLPPNHAFSRPAVRVLDALGLACILGLGVAWCSLEGQDPFLYRGGLWLTEAGALVLIACATQERSLVARALSFRPLTLVGTISYGVYLWHWPIDVWLTQERLPAGRWLPLLQIALTFAVAIVSYRFLEQPIRHGRLRLGRPVFVVPSTLAIIVFLVVRATAARASSMEATRDFAPPPSSGPAEPPPGEPVDFRVMLVGDSTANSLGWGLRGLHAPGVAIDLMGRDGCTMLWDTCDGHLWAQHTASMRPNASLVFLGGAFLHGLTVKNRWHKACHREWNHKFQETLTRRLDDLKSEDTRVWAVTVPYPLGPWDRADFRAEVDCINTTIRKAVASSNDVGILDLAEYLCPKGSCQREHDGVPIRPDGAHYSVEGAADLARWVFERIRPR, from the coding sequence TTGCGAAACCACGCCCTTCCTCATCTTCCCGCCCTCGACGGGTTGCGCGGGCTGGCGCTGCTCGGGGTGCTCTTCTTCCACGCGAATGGCGCGCTTCCCGGCGGTTACCTCGGCGTCGATCTGTTCTTCGTGCTGTCCGGGTTCCTCATCACGTCGCTGCTCCTGGCGGAGCATCGCGGCACGGGGCGCATCGAGCTGTCGTCGTTCTGGGTACGCCGCGCGAAGCGCCTGATGCCCGCGTTGCTTTCCGTCATGCTTGCCGTGGCGCTTTACAGCCGGTTCTTTGCCAAGCCGGACGAGCTCGCGGGGCTGCGCGCCGAGGGACTCGCGACCCTCGCGTACGTGGCGAACTGGCGCACCATCATGGCGCAAAAGAGCTACTGGGACCTTTTCGTCGCGCCCTCGCCACTCGAGCACACGTGGAGCCTTGCCATCGAGGAGCAGTTTTACGTGCTCTGGCCGCTGCTCGTCGCGCTGTTGCTCCATCGATTCGGTGCGTGGCGAAATCGCGCCGTGCTCGTTGCATCGCTGGCGCTCACCGCGCTTTCCATGGTGACGATGTTCGCGTTGTTCGATCCGGAGCACGTCTCACGCGTGTACCTCGGCACCGACACGCGGGCGGCCGGCATCCTCGCCGGTGCGGCGCTTGCGGCGGTGCTCCCTCCGAATCACGCATTCTCACGGCCGGCGGTGCGCGTGCTCGATGCGCTCGGCCTCGCGTGCATTCTGGGACTGGGCGTCGCCTGGTGCTCGCTCGAAGGGCAAGATCCGTTTCTGTACCGCGGTGGCCTGTGGCTCACCGAGGCCGGCGCGCTGGTGCTCATCGCGTGCGCGACGCAGGAGCGAAGCCTCGTGGCACGCGCGCTGTCGTTTCGGCCGCTGACCCTCGTCGGGACCATCAGCTACGGCGTTTACCTATGGCATTGGCCCATCGACGTGTGGCTCACGCAAGAGCGCCTGCCCGCCGGGCGGTGGCTCCCGCTGCTGCAAATCGCGCTCACGTTCGCCGTGGCCATCGTCTCGTACCGCTTCCTCGAGCAGCCGATTCGCCACGGGCGCTTGCGCCTCGGACGCCCCGTGTTCGTGGTGCCTTCGACCCTCGCGATCATCGTGTTCCTCGTCGTGCGCGCCACCGCCGCACGCGCCTCGTCGATGGAGGCAACGAGGGACTTCGCGCCACCACCTTCGTCAGGCCCCGCGGAGCCGCCGCCCGGCGAGCCGGTGGATTTCCGCGTCATGTTGGTCGGCGACTCCACGGCCAACTCGTTGGGCTGGGGCCTGCGTGGCCTTCACGCGCCGGGCGTCGCCATCGACCTGATGGGCCGCGACGGCTGCACGATGCTCTGGGACACCTGCGACGGGCACCTCTGGGCGCAGCACACCGCATCGATGCGCCCCAACGCGAGCCTCGTCTTCCTCGGCGGCGCATTCTTGCACGGCCTCACCGTGAAAAATCGCTGGCACAAGGCCTGTCATCGCGAATGGAACCACAAGTTCCAGGAGACGCTCACGAGACGCCTCGACGACCTGAAAAGCGAGGACACGCGCGTGTGGGCGGTCACCGTCCCCTATCCTCTCGGCCCTTGGGACCGCGCCGACTTCCGCGCGGAGGTCGACTGCATCAACACGACCATTCGCAAAGCCGTCGCTTCTTCGAACGACGTCGGCATCTTGGACCTCGCCGAATACCTTTGCCCAAAGGGCAGCTGCCAACGCGAACACGACGGCGTGCCCATCCGCCCCGATGGCGCCCACTACTCCGTGGAGGGCGCTGCCGATCTCGCTCGGTGGGTCTTCGAGCGAATACGACCTCGCTGA